One part of the Leucobacter triazinivorans genome encodes these proteins:
- a CDS encoding TIGR03364 family FAD-dependent oxidoreductase yields the protein MTSPTQRSSVAIVGAGIVGLAHAVAALDAGHRVTVIEQDAAARLASVRNFGHVCASVQAGELGELAREALPLWQSLADRAGLEVRRSGTLVVARTAAEEAVLHELIEERAPEGARLVSGAEVGNLLRLDPAAAGGARPRAGALLPRDLTANPRTTAARIAAWIDAHELGEVRFSTTVRSVGTGVVDTSRGRIEADHVIVAAGHLIGRLFPDLAERGEVRECALQMARVRAPHAMGLGPAVLTGTSMLRYGAFAGPAAEALRAELRAARPELLEIDANVMLTQQADGTLLVGDSHVTHDAAPPFLDERWFGILLSEAAAVLGAPGLDVLERWQGVYATSRTQDVLRAMPTPGVTAVSVTTGTGMTVGLALGARTIAAL from the coding sequence ATGACTTCTCCCACACAGCGCTCGAGCGTCGCGATCGTCGGCGCCGGAATCGTCGGTCTGGCGCACGCGGTCGCCGCACTCGACGCGGGCCACCGCGTGACGGTGATCGAGCAGGACGCAGCGGCGCGACTCGCGAGCGTGCGCAACTTCGGTCACGTCTGCGCCTCGGTGCAGGCGGGCGAGCTGGGCGAGCTGGCGCGCGAGGCGCTGCCCCTCTGGCAGTCGCTTGCCGACCGCGCAGGCCTGGAAGTGCGGCGATCGGGCACCCTCGTCGTGGCCCGCACCGCCGCAGAAGAGGCCGTGCTGCACGAGCTCATCGAGGAGCGCGCGCCGGAGGGCGCGAGGCTCGTGTCCGGCGCCGAGGTCGGCAACCTGCTGCGCCTGGACCCCGCGGCGGCCGGCGGGGCGCGACCGCGGGCGGGCGCCCTGCTGCCCCGGGACCTCACCGCGAATCCCCGTACCACTGCGGCTCGCATCGCCGCCTGGATCGATGCGCACGAGCTGGGCGAGGTGCGATTCTCCACGACGGTGCGATCGGTCGGCACCGGAGTTGTCGATACCAGTCGCGGCCGAATCGAGGCCGATCACGTGATCGTGGCCGCCGGGCACCTGATCGGCCGGCTCTTCCCCGACCTCGCCGAACGCGGCGAGGTGCGCGAGTGCGCGCTGCAGATGGCGCGCGTTCGCGCACCGCACGCGATGGGTCTCGGCCCCGCAGTGCTCACCGGCACGTCGATGCTGCGCTACGGGGCCTTCGCCGGCCCGGCGGCCGAGGCCCTGCGCGCCGAGCTGCGCGCCGCGCGCCCCGAGCTGCTGGAGATCGATGCCAACGTGATGCTCACCCAGCAGGCGGACGGCACGCTCCTGGTCGGAGACTCCCACGTCACCCACGATGCGGCGCCGCCCTTCCTCGACGAGCGCTGGTTCGGGATCCTGCTCTCCGAAGCCGCAGCCGTGCTCGGCGCCCCCGGGCTCGACGTGCTCGAGCGCTGGCAGGGCGTCTACGCCACGAGTCGCACGCAGGACGTGCTGCGCGCGATGCCGACGCCCGGGGTCACCGCCGTCTCGGTGACCACCGGCACCGGCATGACCGTGGGGCTCGCGCTCGGCGCGCGCACCATCGCCGCCCTCTGA
- a CDS encoding endonuclease/exonuclease/phosphatase family protein, producing MKVVSYNLRKNRAVAEIGALADDHEVDVLCLQEAEAIALPAHLGHLSLVHATERNRLGLAMYVREERFRTRSAHTFQLKKSLHDRLLAPAHERLLGARIHDLETERDLVVASFHAAPLTALNSLRRYQIHTALAQLRQLGPGLPALMVGDYNYPVFKGRLDTEMRDHGYELSLSDKRTYTRYKMFRGHFDFATSSGLDINRVETLQRGLSDHLPILVSASLRADTLVPVPA from the coding sequence ATGAAGGTCGTCAGCTACAACCTGCGGAAGAACAGAGCCGTTGCCGAGATCGGCGCCCTCGCCGACGATCACGAGGTCGACGTGCTCTGTCTGCAGGAGGCCGAAGCGATCGCGTTGCCCGCGCACCTCGGCCACCTGTCGCTGGTGCACGCGACCGAGCGCAATCGGCTGGGGCTGGCGATGTACGTGCGCGAGGAGCGGTTCCGCACCCGTTCGGCGCACACCTTCCAGCTGAAGAAGTCGCTCCACGACCGCCTGCTCGCCCCCGCCCACGAACGGCTGCTGGGCGCGCGGATCCACGACCTCGAGACCGAGCGTGACCTGGTCGTCGCCTCCTTCCACGCCGCTCCGCTGACGGCGCTCAACTCGCTGCGCCGCTACCAGATCCACACCGCGCTCGCGCAGCTGCGCCAGCTCGGGCCCGGCCTTCCAGCGCTCATGGTCGGCGACTACAACTACCCGGTGTTCAAAGGACGTCTCGATACCGAGATGCGGGATCACGGCTACGAGCTCAGCCTGAGCGACAAGCGCACCTACACCCGCTACAAGATGTTCCGCGGGCACTTCGACTTCGCCACCTCCTCAGGGCTCGACATCAACCGGGTCGAAACACTGCAGCGCGGCCTCTCCGACCACCTGCCGATCCTCGTCTCCGCCTCGCTGCGCGCGGACACGCTGGTGCCCGTCCCGGCGTGA
- a CDS encoding metallophosphoesterase, with translation MLHEPRRRSDRRGTRAITGGALLALTCGLLVAPGVAAPAHAAAEPYTQDFETAASPDQAPEGWSVESSDTRDMREGWKGWTFHTTAEVVETWGSGGDRSSFSKGDGLVAVLHSDGNRPTSGPYTPVDSTLWAPAYAVDPGAEAVSVAFDSHYKQGQAPQQARLVAEIDGADPVLVEQFDTNRLDRTHEYSVDLPAGAQSVRFGWQYLQTSNNWFWMVDDVVIAESEPADVAPTVVSGVRPVATAGSAITVSLSGLRAGQQIEATLGEGGTVAGVPPATAEGTVSFPVEIPAGQQPGTLPLVISGPGVAPVTIEITVLAPAGEDAGTTEPQLWWDGFEAATPEWQNDGDAAWEYLDRAASVDAYGTDRRHTFTRASGTFAVAESKLADFDGRLTSAPLAVAAGDELELRFDSHYLVRGGGEQAAAVVAVFDDGTETELVRFGDADEESAQPRIPFAVPAGAESVRFAFTFSALAGAGSWRIDDVEVVRPLAPLADDAVPTAVVDVFSDVQGATARLQNNVLPGLRGLSPAASTIVSNGDQTGSGTVSQYDAYLAALNAGAGDHYTTRVSTIGNHEFYGSNGSAAYIDRFLDRTEMRALGAEGADPARGGLWGEVLVDGELPLLWIGSEFHDYPSQTGSGPFVELSDQQFGWLRDRLAHWKAEGSPVLLATHHVFNDSVSGTYANFYRGDYGMDTARIEALLAQHPNVTILTSHTHWAPELNDWSVEQRFDPTAAHGPTIVNTAAVTTQYGPSGDWGETGIGGADPVGLRVELFEDRLRTTAYSFAAGGAATAIKHIDVALPAERPVDPVDPVDPVDPVNPAEISLNGDAVDAGGSLTVSGAGFAADERLGIELHSDPVVLGSAAADASGAFSKSVTIPADTTPGAHRIVVTRADGTSVAAAITVRAAGDGSGSGDGSGTGSSAGGSGAGGPAAGDSLASTGAAGTAIAWGIGAILLAAGAVLALRRRRAAE, from the coding sequence ATGCTGCACGAACCACGTCGCCGCTCCGACCGGAGGGGCACTCGCGCGATCACCGGGGGAGCGCTGCTGGCGCTCACCTGCGGCCTGCTCGTCGCGCCGGGCGTCGCCGCGCCGGCGCACGCCGCTGCCGAGCCCTACACGCAGGACTTCGAGACCGCCGCGTCACCCGACCAGGCCCCCGAGGGCTGGTCGGTCGAGAGCTCGGACACCCGCGACATGCGCGAGGGGTGGAAGGGCTGGACGTTCCACACCACGGCCGAGGTCGTCGAGACTTGGGGTTCGGGCGGCGATCGCAGCTCGTTCTCGAAGGGCGACGGACTCGTCGCGGTGCTGCACTCCGACGGCAACCGCCCGACGAGCGGCCCCTACACGCCGGTGGACTCCACACTGTGGGCGCCGGCGTACGCCGTCGATCCCGGCGCCGAGGCGGTCAGCGTCGCGTTCGACAGCCACTACAAGCAGGGGCAGGCGCCGCAGCAGGCGCGGCTCGTCGCCGAGATCGACGGCGCCGATCCCGTGCTGGTGGAGCAGTTCGACACGAACCGCCTCGACCGGACCCACGAGTACTCCGTCGACCTGCCGGCCGGGGCGCAGAGCGTGCGGTTCGGCTGGCAGTACCTGCAGACCAGCAACAACTGGTTCTGGATGGTGGACGACGTCGTGATCGCGGAGTCGGAGCCGGCCGACGTCGCGCCGACGGTGGTCTCCGGAGTGCGGCCCGTCGCGACCGCCGGATCCGCGATCACGGTGTCGCTGAGCGGGCTGCGGGCCGGACAGCAGATCGAGGCGACGCTCGGCGAGGGCGGCACGGTCGCGGGCGTGCCCCCGGCGACGGCCGAGGGCACGGTCTCCTTCCCGGTCGAGATCCCGGCCGGTCAGCAGCCCGGCACCCTGCCGCTCGTGATCAGCGGCCCCGGAGTCGCGCCGGTGACGATCGAGATCACCGTGCTCGCGCCCGCGGGCGAGGACGCCGGCACCACCGAGCCCCAGCTCTGGTGGGACGGATTCGAAGCCGCGACCCCCGAGTGGCAGAACGACGGCGACGCGGCGTGGGAGTACCTGGACCGCGCGGCCTCCGTCGACGCCTACGGCACGGATCGTCGCCACACCTTCACCCGCGCCTCGGGTACCTTCGCGGTCGCCGAGTCGAAGCTCGCCGACTTCGACGGCCGATTGACCTCGGCGCCGCTCGCCGTCGCGGCGGGCGACGAGCTCGAGTTGCGCTTCGACAGCCACTACCTCGTGCGGGGTGGCGGCGAGCAGGCAGCCGCGGTCGTCGCGGTCTTCGACGACGGCACCGAGACCGAGCTCGTGCGCTTCGGCGATGCCGATGAGGAGTCGGCTCAGCCGCGCATCCCCTTCGCGGTGCCGGCGGGGGCCGAATCCGTGCGCTTCGCGTTCACCTTCTCGGCTCTCGCGGGTGCGGGGTCGTGGCGCATCGACGACGTCGAGGTGGTGCGTCCGCTCGCGCCCCTCGCCGACGACGCGGTGCCGACGGCGGTCGTCGACGTGTTCAGCGACGTGCAGGGGGCCACCGCGCGCCTGCAGAACAACGTGCTCCCCGGCCTGCGCGGCCTGTCCCCGGCGGCGAGCACGATCGTCTCGAACGGCGACCAGACCGGCTCGGGCACCGTGTCGCAGTACGACGCCTACCTGGCGGCGCTGAACGCGGGCGCGGGCGACCACTACACCACGCGGGTCTCGACCATCGGCAACCACGAGTTCTACGGATCGAACGGGTCCGCGGCCTACATCGACCGCTTCCTCGATCGCACCGAGATGCGCGCACTGGGCGCCGAGGGCGCCGATCCCGCGCGCGGCGGCCTGTGGGGCGAGGTGCTCGTCGACGGCGAGCTGCCGCTGCTCTGGATCGGCAGCGAGTTCCACGACTACCCGTCGCAGACGGGCAGCGGGCCCTTCGTCGAGCTCAGCGATCAGCAGTTCGGCTGGCTGCGCGATCGGCTGGCGCACTGGAAGGCCGAGGGCTCGCCCGTGCTGCTCGCCACGCACCACGTGTTCAACGATTCGGTCTCGGGAACCTACGCCAACTTCTACCGCGGCGACTACGGGATGGATACGGCGCGGATCGAGGCGCTCCTGGCGCAGCACCCCAACGTCACGATCCTCACGAGCCACACGCACTGGGCGCCCGAGCTCAACGACTGGAGCGTCGAGCAGCGCTTCGATCCGACCGCCGCGCACGGCCCCACCATCGTCAACACCGCCGCGGTGACCACCCAGTACGGCCCCAGCGGCGACTGGGGCGAGACCGGCATCGGCGGCGCCGATCCGGTGGGTCTGCGCGTCGAGCTCTTCGAGGATCGCCTGCGCACCACCGCCTACTCCTTCGCGGCAGGCGGTGCCGCGACCGCCATCAAGCACATCGACGTCGCGCTCCCCGCGGAGCGGCCGGTGGATCCGGTGGACCCGGTGGACCCGGTGGACCCGGTGAATCCGGCCGAGATCTCGCTGAACGGCGACGCGGTCGACGCGGGCGGCTCTCTGACCGTGTCGGGTGCGGGCTTCGCGGCCGACGAGCGTCTCGGGATCGAGCTGCACTCGGACCCCGTGGTGCTCGGATCGGCGGCCGCCGACGCGTCGGGCGCCTTCTCGAAGTCGGTCACCATCCCGGCGGACACGACACCGGGCGCGCACCGGATCGTGGTGACGCGCGCCGACGGCACGTCGGTCGCCGCGGCGATCACGGTGCGCGCCGCAGGGGACGGCTCCGGCTCGGGAGACGGCTCGGGAACCGGGTCGTCGGCCGGCGGATCCGGTGCGGGCGGGCCCGCGGCCGGTGATTCGCTCGCCTCGACCGGTGCCGCGGGCACCGCGATCGCGTGGGGGATCGGCGCGATCCTGCTCGCGGCCGGCGCGGTGCTCGCGCTGCGCCGACGCCGCGCGGCCGAGTAG
- a CDS encoding phosphate/phosphite/phosphonate ABC transporter substrate-binding protein yields the protein MKKNTVLAVSAVALIGLGLAACSSAPEESSASAASGDAAATCPDGKIRFGILPYEDPERLEPAYQVLAEALSEKLDCPVEVSITEDYAAEVLAMENDQLEIAQFGPLGFVFANERADATAMVSFGDAEGNPTTYTGGIWVPKDSDVQTLDDLEGRTLALGSPGSTSGDALPMSALVDAGIDDDVQWDYAGGHPEALLALVNGTVEAAQINSQTLATATAEGTFDESQYRQIWESNEIPNDPITVRGNMPQEFQDAVAEALLGLDADAVAEVSGFLGVDPAGPLIPVTNETYQPLFDLAATMGLTEADV from the coding sequence GTGAAGAAGAACACCGTCCTCGCCGTTTCGGCCGTCGCGCTCATCGGGCTCGGACTCGCCGCCTGCTCGAGCGCTCCCGAGGAGAGCTCTGCCTCGGCCGCATCGGGCGACGCCGCAGCGACCTGCCCTGACGGCAAGATCCGATTCGGGATCCTGCCCTACGAGGATCCCGAGCGTCTCGAGCCCGCCTATCAGGTGCTGGCCGAGGCCCTCTCCGAGAAGCTCGACTGCCCTGTCGAGGTGAGCATCACCGAGGACTACGCGGCCGAGGTGCTCGCGATGGAGAACGACCAGCTCGAGATCGCTCAGTTCGGTCCGCTCGGCTTCGTGTTCGCGAACGAGCGCGCCGACGCCACGGCGATGGTCTCGTTCGGCGACGCCGAGGGCAACCCCACCACCTACACCGGCGGCATCTGGGTGCCGAAGGACTCCGATGTGCAGACGCTCGACGACCTCGAGGGCCGCACCCTGGCGCTCGGCAGCCCGGGCTCGACCTCGGGCGATGCGCTTCCCATGTCGGCGCTCGTCGACGCGGGCATCGACGACGACGTGCAGTGGGACTACGCGGGCGGCCACCCGGAGGCGCTGCTCGCGCTGGTCAACGGCACCGTCGAGGCCGCGCAGATCAACTCGCAGACCCTCGCCACCGCGACCGCGGAGGGCACCTTCGACGAGTCCCAGTACCGTCAGATCTGGGAGTCGAACGAGATCCCCAACGATCCGATCACCGTGCGCGGCAACATGCCGCAGGAGTTCCAGGACGCCGTGGCGGAGGCCCTGCTGGGCCTCGACGCCGACGCCGTGGCCGAGGTCAGCGGCTTCCTCGGGGTCGATCCCGCCGGGCCCCTGATCCCCGTGACGAACGAGACCTACCAGCCGCTCTTCGACCTGGCCGCCACCATGGGCCTCACCGAGGCCGACGTCTGA
- the phnE gene encoding phosphonate ABC transporter, permease protein PhnE, whose product MIDTPTRERAEAARGDRHLIPVPRDPRAPYRAGSWTVIIAVLLVLHLLAFQATDFKPEALVTGATGMLNFLSEAFPPDLSPEVLQQGIEGALTTLWIGLLGTTVSVPFALLLAVLGARTTTPNSVVYQIARGILSFFRAVPDIVFALIFVTAVGLGPFAGVLALICHNTGVMRKLWSEAMEDIDPGPEQALRTAGASRWQIVANATIPTVLPQLTGLLLYRFDVNVRSSLVLGLVGAGGIGLLINKAIKTFQFDEMLTYLIIILAVIVAVDLASAWIRKRLQ is encoded by the coding sequence GTGATCGACACGCCCACCCGCGAACGCGCCGAGGCGGCGCGCGGCGACCGCCACCTGATTCCCGTGCCCCGAGACCCGCGCGCGCCGTATCGCGCCGGCTCGTGGACGGTGATCATCGCGGTGCTGCTCGTGCTGCACCTGCTGGCGTTCCAGGCCACCGACTTCAAGCCCGAGGCGCTCGTCACCGGCGCCACGGGCATGCTCAACTTCCTCTCCGAGGCGTTTCCGCCCGACCTCAGCCCCGAGGTGCTGCAGCAGGGGATCGAGGGGGCCCTCACCACGCTCTGGATCGGTCTGCTCGGCACGACGGTCTCCGTCCCCTTCGCGCTGCTGCTCGCGGTGCTCGGAGCCCGCACCACCACGCCGAACAGCGTCGTCTACCAGATTGCGCGCGGCATCCTCTCCTTCTTCCGCGCGGTGCCCGACATCGTCTTCGCGCTCATCTTCGTGACCGCGGTGGGCCTCGGCCCGTTCGCCGGTGTGCTCGCGCTCATCTGCCACAACACGGGGGTGATGAGGAAGCTGTGGTCGGAGGCCATGGAGGACATCGATCCGGGGCCGGAGCAGGCGCTGCGCACCGCAGGCGCGAGTCGCTGGCAGATCGTGGCCAACGCGACGATCCCGACCGTGCTGCCGCAGCTCACGGGCCTGCTGCTCTACCGCTTCGACGTCAACGTGCGCTCCTCGCTCGTGCTCGGCCTGGTGGGCGCCGGCGGCATCGGCCTGCTCATCAACAAGGCGATCAAGACCTTCCAGTTCGACGAGATGCTGACCTACCTCATCATCATCCTCGCCGTGATCGTGGCGGTCGACCTCGCCTCCGCCTGGATCCGCAAGCGCCTGCAGTAG
- a CDS encoding phosphonatase-like hydrolase, translating into MITLAVFDMAGTTIDDGGAVYEALRRAVEETGVSVSPADLQNWMGTEKRAAITALIELGGGDPSPAGTVDAAFERFRAILDELYAETPPTPLPGIPAAIAALRAAGTKVALTTGFSVDVAEQILEGLGWVLSDPDDSAPNRAVRIDALVCGDEVASGRPAPYMIHRAMELTGTPDVSEVLVAGDTLVDVQAGARSGAAITIGVLSGKLSRDAFAGQPYSALLDSVAEVPDYLATSTA; encoded by the coding sequence ATGATCACCCTCGCCGTCTTCGACATGGCCGGCACCACCATCGACGACGGCGGTGCCGTCTACGAGGCACTGCGACGCGCGGTCGAGGAGACGGGCGTCTCCGTCTCACCCGCCGACCTGCAGAACTGGATGGGCACCGAGAAGCGCGCAGCGATCACCGCGCTCATCGAGCTCGGCGGCGGCGACCCCTCCCCCGCGGGAACCGTCGATGCCGCATTCGAGCGCTTCCGCGCGATCCTCGACGAGCTCTACGCCGAGACCCCGCCGACCCCGTTGCCGGGAATTCCTGCGGCGATCGCCGCACTCCGCGCAGCGGGCACGAAGGTGGCGCTCACCACCGGTTTCTCGGTCGACGTGGCCGAGCAGATCCTCGAGGGTCTGGGGTGGGTGCTGAGTGATCCCGACGATTCTGCCCCGAACCGGGCGGTGCGCATCGATGCCCTGGTCTGCGGCGACGAAGTCGCCTCGGGCCGGCCCGCGCCGTACATGATCCACCGCGCCATGGAGCTCACCGGCACTCCGGACGTCTCCGAGGTGCTGGTGGCCGGAGACACGCTCGTCGATGTGCAGGCGGGTGCGCGCTCGGGTGCCGCGATCACGATCGGCGTACTGTCGGGCAAGCTCTCCCGGGATGCCTTCGCGGGTCAGCCGTATTCGGCGCTGCTCGACTCGGTCGCGGAGGTCCCCGACTACCTGGCGACCAGCACCGCGTAG
- a CDS encoding GntR family transcriptional regulator, producing MNENSPLHAQLYEEMVQRIRTGVWQPGDRVPSEKSLVAEFGTSRGPVRQALAALRSEGMIVGGRGAPPRVQRTAPAQSFDTFMSFTEWARYLGLTPGQRVIEASRRPATEEIARELQIAPDTAVVEIIRLRLLDEKPAMLERSLFPYEVGRHLITADLDNGSIYQTLCQSGVIPVRARHVIDAIAAHPLEVEQMHIAPGSPLLRVRRLAYDQTGTVIETADDRYLPSMATFVVENTAEHRIPLTRQAASATADIFERTA from the coding sequence ATGAACGAGAACTCGCCCCTGCACGCGCAGCTGTACGAGGAGATGGTGCAGCGGATCCGCACCGGCGTCTGGCAACCCGGCGACCGGGTGCCGAGCGAGAAGTCGCTCGTCGCGGAGTTCGGCACCTCGCGCGGCCCCGTGCGACAGGCGCTCGCGGCGCTGCGCTCGGAGGGCATGATCGTCGGCGGGCGCGGCGCGCCGCCGCGCGTGCAGCGCACGGCACCGGCGCAGTCGTTCGACACGTTCATGTCGTTCACCGAGTGGGCGCGCTATCTCGGCCTCACGCCCGGCCAGCGGGTGATCGAGGCCAGCCGCCGGCCCGCGACCGAGGAGATCGCCCGCGAGCTGCAGATCGCTCCCGACACCGCCGTGGTCGAGATCATCCGGCTGCGCCTGCTCGACGAGAAGCCGGCCATGCTCGAGCGCTCGCTCTTCCCGTACGAGGTCGGCAGACACCTGATCACCGCCGACCTCGACAACGGGAGCATCTATCAGACGCTCTGCCAGTCCGGGGTCATCCCGGTGCGGGCGCGGCACGTGATCGACGCGATCGCGGCGCATCCGCTCGAGGTGGAGCAGATGCACATCGCGCCCGGCTCGCCGCTGCTGCGCGTGCGGCGCCTCGCCTACGACCAGACGGGCACGGTCATCGAGACCGCCGACGACCGGTACCTGCCGTCGATGGCCACGTTCGTGGTGGAGAACACGGCGGAGCATCGCATTCCGCTGACCCGCCAGGCGGCGAGCGCCACGGCGGACATCTTCGAGCGCACCGCCTGA
- a CDS encoding phosphonate ABC transporter ATP-binding protein: MSAVTVREPLTPGPRAQISEREVLLDVQAISKSFGDRVVLRDMSMRVHTGEVVAFLGANGSGKSTTLRAVNGLIEADSGDIVIAGVRLNEASAQRRAAARRTAATVFQKIHLVQRRTALQNVCAGGFSRLPGWRSLPPLFPRDLREEAMACLDRVGLADRAHDRAGSLSGGQQQRVAIARALCQRPRMILADEPVSALDPKAADDVMQLLHELAVEEGLGVAAVLHQPHLARSYAHRVIGLRGGGLVFDAPTDEIDDAELASLYL, encoded by the coding sequence ATGAGCGCCGTCACCGTGCGCGAGCCCCTGACCCCCGGCCCGCGAGCGCAGATCTCCGAGCGCGAGGTGCTGCTCGACGTGCAGGCCATCTCGAAGAGCTTCGGCGATCGCGTCGTGCTCCGCGACATGAGCATGCGGGTGCACACGGGCGAAGTGGTCGCCTTTCTCGGAGCGAACGGCTCCGGCAAGTCGACCACGCTGCGCGCGGTGAACGGCCTCATCGAGGCGGACTCCGGCGACATCGTGATCGCCGGAGTCCGCCTGAACGAGGCCAGTGCCCAGCGCCGCGCCGCGGCCCGGCGCACGGCGGCCACCGTGTTTCAGAAGATCCACCTGGTGCAGCGGCGGACCGCGCTGCAGAACGTGTGCGCCGGCGGCTTCTCCCGGCTGCCGGGGTGGCGTTCGCTGCCGCCGCTCTTCCCGCGTGACCTGCGGGAGGAGGCCATGGCCTGCCTCGATCGGGTGGGGCTGGCGGATCGCGCGCACGACCGCGCCGGCAGCCTGTCGGGCGGTCAGCAGCAGCGCGTGGCGATCGCGCGCGCCCTGTGCCAGCGCCCGCGCATGATCCTCGCCGATGAGCCCGTCTCGGCGCTCGACCCCAAGGCGGCGGACGACGTGATGCAGCTGCTGCACGAGCTCGCGGTCGAGGAGGGCCTCGGCGTCGCCGCGGTGCTGCACCAGCCGCACCTCGCGCGCAGCTACGCGCACCGGGTGATCGGCCTGCGCGGAGGCGGACTCGTCTTCGACGCCCCCACCGACGAGATCGACGACGCCGAACTGGCGTCCCTGTACCTGTGA
- a CDS encoding MarR family winged helix-turn-helix transcriptional regulator, which translates to MQDHSARPAAAAEDSPRGAEIAGIISEFSEIFASARTRWVRYAEEVHPELNGGGIMVLQTVLRKGPVTATGLSQMLGMDKAMVSRHISKLRDLELIEAEAAPEDRRVILLTVSERAQELMERIREQWAHSYHERFEGWSVESLEQLRAGLHRFNASAEDAHRAEGPAMRCARDHGGGAEDPRGTAG; encoded by the coding sequence ATGCAGGATCACAGCGCACGGCCCGCAGCGGCGGCCGAGGACTCGCCCCGGGGCGCCGAGATCGCGGGGATCATCTCCGAGTTCTCGGAGATCTTCGCCTCGGCCCGGACGCGCTGGGTGCGCTACGCGGAAGAGGTGCACCCGGAACTGAACGGCGGCGGGATCATGGTGCTGCAGACCGTGCTGCGCAAGGGTCCGGTCACCGCTACCGGCCTCAGCCAGATGCTCGGCATGGACAAGGCCATGGTGAGCCGGCACATCTCGAAGCTGCGGGACCTGGAACTGATCGAGGCCGAGGCGGCCCCCGAGGATCGGCGCGTGATCCTGCTCACCGTGAGCGAGCGGGCGCAGGAGCTGATGGAGCGGATCCGCGAGCAGTGGGCCCACTCCTACCACGAGCGCTTCGAGGGGTGGAGCGTGGAGTCCCTCGAGCAGCTGCGCGCGGGCCTGCACCGCTTCAACGCGTCGGCCGAGGATGCGCACCGCGCCGAGGGGCCTGCGATGCGCTGCGCTCGGGATCACGGGGGCGGCGCCGAGGATCCGCGGGGCACCGCGGGCTGA